From a region of the Streptomyces sp. NBC_01454 genome:
- a CDS encoding pentapeptide repeat-containing protein: MSSPHESPVPDTADPGLRSDCASCFGLCCVALPFAASADFALDKDAGRPCPNLRTDFRCGIHSQLRDRGFSGCTVFDCFGAGQKVSQVTFGGRDWRSAPGTARQMFDVFPVMRQLHELLWYLSEALTLPAAQPVHAELRAAREKTGGLTRGSARELMALDVPAHRGEVNALLLRTSELVRAAVPGRKKQRRGADLMGARLKGADLRGACLRGACLIAADLTGADLRTADLIGADLRDARLAGADLTGALFLTQAQIDAARGDAATTLPPSLTRPAHW, translated from the coding sequence TTGTCCTCTCCCCACGAGTCCCCGGTTCCCGACACCGCCGATCCCGGTCTGCGGTCCGACTGCGCCAGCTGCTTCGGGCTGTGCTGTGTCGCGCTGCCGTTCGCGGCCTCGGCGGACTTCGCCCTCGACAAGGACGCCGGCCGGCCCTGCCCGAACCTCCGAACGGACTTCCGCTGCGGCATCCACTCCCAGCTGCGGGACCGTGGCTTCAGCGGCTGCACCGTCTTCGACTGCTTCGGTGCCGGGCAGAAGGTCTCCCAGGTCACCTTCGGCGGACGGGACTGGCGGAGCGCCCCGGGGACCGCCCGGCAGATGTTCGACGTCTTCCCCGTCATGCGGCAGTTGCACGAGCTGCTGTGGTACCTGTCCGAGGCGCTGACCCTGCCGGCGGCCCAGCCGGTCCACGCCGAACTCCGGGCCGCGCGGGAGAAGACCGGGGGCCTGACCCGCGGCAGCGCCCGGGAGCTGATGGCGCTGGACGTGCCGGCCCACCGGGGCGAGGTCAACGCCCTGCTGCTGCGCACCAGCGAACTGGTCCGGGCCGCGGTCCCGGGGCGCAAGAAGCAGCGGCGGGGCGCCGATCTGATGGGCGCCCGCCTCAAGGGGGCCGACCTGCGGGGCGCCTGCCTCCGCGGGGCCTGCCTGATCGCCGCCGACCTCACGGGCGCCGATCTGCGCACGGCGGACCTGATCGGCGCCGATCTGCGGGACGCCCGGCTCGCCGGCGCCGACCTCACGGGTGCCCTGTTCCTCACCCAGGCGCAGATCGACGCGGCCCGGGGCGACGCCGCCACCACGCTGCCGCCGTCCCTGACCCGCCCCGCCCACTGGTAG
- a CDS encoding MarR family winged helix-turn-helix transcriptional regulator, producing the protein MGADVHNTGADGAMAEGEPVGVDHVFLALERELAVFLRRARASSGELAREVHPDLEPAAYGLLFRLADAGAQRATDLAGFFGVGKATMSRQLHALEKLGLVAREPDPADGRAVLVRLTDEGHARFTRVRTGRRARYARRLASWDRGEVAELARLLHRLNAEQEGDEV; encoded by the coding sequence ATGGGCGCTGACGTGCACAACACCGGAGCCGACGGGGCGATGGCGGAGGGCGAACCGGTCGGGGTGGACCACGTATTTCTCGCCCTGGAACGCGAATTGGCGGTATTTCTCCGCCGGGCCCGTGCCTCTTCCGGCGAACTGGCACGAGAGGTGCATCCCGATCTGGAACCCGCCGCCTACGGTCTCCTTTTCCGGCTGGCCGATGCCGGCGCCCAGCGCGCCACCGACCTCGCCGGCTTCTTCGGCGTCGGCAAGGCCACCATGAGCCGCCAGCTGCACGCCCTGGAGAAGCTCGGGCTGGTCGCCCGCGAACCGGACCCGGCCGACGGCCGTGCGGTCCTGGTACGCCTCACCGACGAGGGCCACGCCCGCTTCACCCGCGTCCGCACCGGCCGCCGCGCCCGCTACGCCCGCCGCCTGGCCTCCTGGGACCGCGGCGAGGTCGCCGAACTCGCCCGCCTGCTGCACCGGCTGAACGCCGAGCAGGAGGGCGACGAGGTATAG
- the lon gene encoding endopeptidase La, with protein sequence MASTSTSLTLPVLPLDDEVVLPGMVVPLDLSDAEVRAAVEAAQAAASSGNKPRVLLVPRVDGTYAGIGTLGRIEQVGRLSDGDPGALIRGLGRVRIGSGTTGPGAALWVEGTTVEETVPDPSPSSPPRSSRGGSYPGAVSELVTEYKALATSWLRKRGAWQVVDRVQQIEDVSTLADNSGYSPFLTTEQKVRLLETTDPVARLKLATELLREHLAEQDVAESIAKDVQEGVDKQQREFLLRRQLEAVRKELAGLNGDPADEGDDYRARVEAADLPEDVRKAALKEVDKLERSSDQSPEGSWIRTWLDTVLELPWNARTEDAYDIAGAKEVLDADHAGLEDVKERITEYLAVRKRRAERGFGLVGGPSKGAPRSDSGKGGGGRRAGGAVLALVGPPGVGKTSLGESVARAMGRTFVRVALGGVRDEAEIRGHRRTYVGALPGRIVRAIKEAGSMNPVVLLDEIDKVGSDFRGDPAAALLEVLDPAQNHTFRDHYLEVELDLSDVVFLATANVLDAIPEALLDRMELVRLDGYTEDEKVVIARDHLLPRQLERAGLEPGEVTLEDGALRKLAGEYTREAGVRNLERAVARLLRKIAARHELGEQELPFTVDAEQLRPLIGRPHHTPESAQDPSERRTAVPGVVTGLAVTGAGGDVLYVEASLADPETGASGLQLTGQLGDVMKESAHIALSFLRSHGAELELPVADLKERGVHLHVPAGAVPKDGPSAGVTMTTALASLLSGRQVRPDVAMTGEVSLTGRVLPVGGIKQKLLAAHRAGITTVVIPQRNAPDLDDVPAEILDALEVHPVADVRQVLQLALTPASNGAAPQVPVAA encoded by the coding sequence ATGGCTTCGACTTCCACCTCGCTCACTCTGCCCGTGCTGCCCCTCGATGACGAGGTCGTGCTCCCCGGCATGGTGGTGCCCCTGGACCTGTCCGACGCGGAGGTCCGCGCCGCGGTGGAGGCCGCCCAGGCCGCCGCCTCCTCGGGCAACAAACCGCGGGTGCTGCTTGTGCCCCGCGTCGACGGGACCTACGCGGGCATCGGCACCCTCGGGCGGATCGAGCAGGTCGGCCGGCTGTCCGACGGCGACCCCGGGGCACTGATCCGGGGCCTGGGCCGGGTGCGGATCGGCTCCGGCACGACCGGCCCCGGCGCCGCGCTCTGGGTGGAGGGCACGACCGTCGAGGAGACGGTCCCCGACCCTTCCCCGAGCTCTCCACCCCGTTCGAGCAGGGGAGGCTCCTATCCGGGTGCGGTGAGCGAACTCGTCACGGAATACAAGGCGCTGGCCACCAGCTGGCTGCGCAAGCGCGGCGCCTGGCAGGTCGTCGACCGCGTCCAGCAGATCGAGGACGTGTCGACGCTGGCCGACAACTCCGGCTACTCGCCGTTCCTGACCACCGAACAGAAGGTCCGGCTGCTGGAGACCACCGATCCGGTGGCGCGGCTGAAGCTCGCCACCGAGCTGCTGCGGGAGCATCTCGCCGAGCAGGATGTCGCCGAGTCCATCGCCAAGGACGTCCAGGAGGGCGTCGACAAGCAGCAGCGGGAGTTCCTGCTGCGGCGGCAGCTGGAAGCGGTCCGCAAGGAACTCGCCGGGCTCAACGGCGATCCGGCGGACGAGGGCGACGACTACCGCGCCCGCGTCGAGGCCGCCGACCTGCCCGAGGACGTCCGCAAGGCCGCCCTGAAGGAGGTCGACAAGCTGGAGCGGTCCAGCGACCAGAGCCCCGAGGGCTCCTGGATCCGCACCTGGCTCGACACCGTCCTCGAACTCCCCTGGAACGCACGCACCGAGGACGCCTACGACATCGCCGGCGCCAAGGAGGTCCTGGACGCCGACCACGCGGGCCTGGAGGACGTCAAGGAGCGGATCACCGAATATCTGGCCGTCCGCAAGCGCCGGGCCGAGCGCGGCTTCGGGCTGGTCGGAGGGCCATCGAAGGGGGCACCGCGCAGCGATTCGGGCAAGGGCGGTGGTGGGCGACGGGCGGGCGGCGCCGTGCTGGCGCTCGTCGGGCCGCCCGGTGTCGGCAAGACCTCGCTCGGTGAGTCCGTCGCGCGCGCCATGGGCCGCACGTTCGTCCGGGTCGCGCTCGGCGGCGTCCGCGACGAGGCGGAGATCCGCGGCCACCGCCGCACCTATGTCGGCGCGCTGCCCGGCCGGATCGTCCGGGCCATCAAGGAAGCCGGGTCGATGAACCCGGTGGTGCTGCTCGACGAGATCGACAAGGTGGGCTCCGACTTCCGGGGCGACCCGGCCGCCGCCCTCCTGGAGGTCCTGGACCCGGCGCAGAACCACACCTTCCGCGACCACTACCTGGAGGTGGAACTCGACCTCAGCGATGTGGTCTTCCTGGCCACCGCCAATGTCCTCGACGCCATCCCCGAGGCGCTGCTCGACCGGATGGAGCTGGTCCGCCTGGACGGCTACACCGAGGACGAGAAGGTCGTCATCGCCCGCGACCACCTGCTGCCGCGCCAGCTGGAGCGGGCCGGTCTGGAGCCCGGCGAGGTGACGCTGGAGGACGGCGCGCTGCGCAAGCTGGCCGGCGAGTACACCCGCGAGGCGGGCGTACGGAATCTGGAGCGGGCGGTCGCCAGGCTGCTGCGCAAGATCGCCGCCCGGCACGAACTCGGCGAGCAGGAGCTGCCGTTCACGGTGGACGCGGAGCAGCTGCGCCCACTGATCGGGCGACCGCACCACACCCCCGAGTCGGCGCAGGACCCGTCCGAGCGGCGCACCGCGGTGCCCGGCGTGGTCACCGGTCTCGCGGTCACCGGCGCCGGCGGTGACGTGCTCTATGTGGAGGCCTCGCTCGCCGACCCGGAGACCGGTGCGTCCGGGCTCCAGCTGACCGGCCAGCTCGGTGACGTCATGAAGGAGTCCGCGCACATCGCGCTGTCGTTCCTGCGCTCCCACGGGGCGGAACTGGAGCTGCCGGTCGCCGATCTGAAGGAGCGCGGCGTGCATCTGCACGTACCGGCGGGCGCCGTGCCCAAGGACGGCCCGAGCGCGGGCGTGACGATGACGACGGCCCTGGCCTCGCTGCTGTCGGGCCGGCAGGTCCGGCCGGACGTGGCGATGACCGGTGAGGTCTCGCTGACCGGGCGGGTGCTGCCGGTCGGCGGCATCAAGCAGAAGCTGCTGGCGGCGCACCGTGCGGGGATCACCACCGTCGTCATCCCCCAGCGCAACGCACCGGACCTGGACGACGTCCCCGCCGAGATCCTCGATGCCCTGGAGGTCCACCCTGTCGCGGACGTCCGCCAGGTGCTCCAGCTGGCGCTGACCCCGGCGTCGAACGGCGCCGCGCCACAGGTCCCGGTCGCGGCCTGA
- a CDS encoding sensor histidine kinase encodes MRNRLVGAVAVVAAAVLGAGAPGLTATADDATSSQQLVDLAQLNVRAIALAHSLADERDGMTAYAAGHRGAAATGAGSAAATATRAQRDQVDRQIDDLRTEARDASGDTTVYATAAKLLAALPQTRQKALSRTASADQIYGAYTRTLQALGAISDNIARGLPARADAADADLRALPALGRATEQAAGTRALLLAALDAGGSQPRLTALAQVAHTRAQGALGDFEQAASARARDRYGSTVNGADVTDAERYLTRLTDQPRLDAADLRLSRPRVRSTLTTRVGLMRGVESAMATADVQRLGALRDDAVTELEIRIGLEGLCLLLAVGAGVWAARSLTQPLAALRIGAKRLAADPAHEEPLAYKGRNDEFAAAVGSVNALHAQVGELARRTSELEGERKRLIGGRQRLVAEREVLQEQGETLREEIADLTERLAALHSGVHGRFVNLSLRTLGLVERQLGVIESLEESEQDPERLETLFKLDHFAARMRRNSENLLVLAGAEQHSTNHQGAVPLLDVLRAAISEIERYERVRIQSLPPHSQVAGFAADDLSHLVAELLENATAFSPPNAHVELSGWLLESGEVMLSVEDEGIGMTSERMAELNERLCDVEAASSSETIDEALGLGLYVVVRLAARHGVRVQLRDAKHGGVTAVIVLPGSILPTRPAPSGPPASASPDLAHSPGLPGSVAEANSNALPARVARPEPAAQAAAPASPARDDRGPAADTERSDGPPAAPEPREEDTPAPAPGDDPFVAAAERAIDAAGLGGPEEPAPEPQPSGPTTYSPSEPSPYGPRSPGPYAATTHGTGDHLPAEDEGRPDPAPSVPAPGPDPAPGPDAEAPPADAPEAGEPADPETAAAPSGKRRTATGLPKRTPKVVAQQQAPAAPRKSGAANAEALRRRLGGFQAGARVGRRDVEAEIAERTTEQTIPQTETDGAGAPGESHVVEEARD; translated from the coding sequence GTGCGCAACCGGCTCGTCGGGGCGGTGGCCGTCGTGGCCGCCGCGGTCCTCGGCGCCGGCGCCCCCGGCCTCACGGCGACGGCCGACGACGCCACCAGCAGCCAGCAACTGGTCGATCTGGCCCAGCTGAACGTCCGCGCCATCGCCCTGGCGCACTCCCTCGCCGACGAACGTGACGGGATGACCGCCTACGCCGCCGGTCACCGCGGCGCCGCGGCGACCGGCGCCGGGAGCGCGGCGGCCACGGCCACCCGGGCCCAGCGCGACCAGGTGGACCGGCAGATCGACGACCTGCGCACCGAGGCCCGGGACGCCTCGGGCGACACCACCGTCTACGCCACCGCCGCCAAGCTGCTGGCCGCCCTCCCGCAGACCCGTCAAAAGGCGCTGTCCCGGACCGCCTCGGCCGACCAGATCTACGGCGCCTACACCCGGACGCTCCAGGCGCTCGGCGCGATCAGCGACAACATCGCCCGCGGGCTGCCCGCCCGCGCGGACGCCGCCGACGCCGACCTGCGCGCACTGCCCGCGCTGGGCCGCGCCACCGAACAGGCCGCCGGCACCCGTGCCCTGCTGCTGGCCGCGCTCGACGCGGGCGGCAGCCAGCCCCGGCTGACCGCCCTCGCCCAGGTCGCCCACACCCGCGCCCAGGGCGCGCTGGGCGATTTCGAGCAGGCCGCGAGCGCGCGCGCCCGCGACCGCTACGGCAGCACCGTCAACGGCGCGGACGTCACCGACGCCGAGCGCTATCTGACCCGGCTGACCGACCAGCCCCGGCTGGACGCGGCCGATCTGCGGCTCAGCCGCCCGCGGGTGCGCAGCACCCTCACCACCCGTGTCGGGCTGATGCGCGGCGTCGAGTCCGCCATGGCCACGGCGGACGTCCAGCGGCTCGGCGCGCTGCGCGACGACGCGGTGACGGAGCTGGAGATCCGCATCGGGCTGGAGGGTCTGTGCCTGCTGCTGGCCGTCGGCGCCGGCGTCTGGGCGGCCCGCTCGCTGACCCAGCCGCTCGCGGCGCTGCGGATCGGCGCCAAGCGGCTGGCCGCCGACCCCGCGCACGAGGAGCCCCTCGCCTACAAGGGCCGCAACGACGAATTCGCCGCCGCCGTGGGGTCCGTCAACGCGCTGCATGCCCAGGTCGGCGAGCTGGCGCGGCGCACCTCCGAGCTGGAGGGCGAGCGCAAGCGGCTGATCGGCGGCCGGCAGCGGCTGGTCGCCGAGCGCGAGGTGCTCCAGGAGCAGGGCGAGACGCTCAGGGAGGAGATCGCCGATCTCACCGAGCGGCTGGCCGCCCTGCACAGCGGTGTGCACGGCCGGTTCGTCAACCTCTCGCTGCGCACCCTGGGCCTCGTGGAGCGCCAGCTCGGCGTCATCGAGTCGCTGGAGGAGAGCGAGCAGGACCCCGAGCGGCTGGAAACCCTCTTCAAGCTGGACCACTTCGCCGCGCGGATGCGCCGCAACAGCGAGAACCTCCTCGTGCTGGCGGGCGCGGAGCAGCACAGCACCAACCACCAGGGGGCGGTGCCGCTGCTGGACGTGCTGCGCGCCGCGATCAGCGAGATCGAGCGCTACGAGCGGGTGCGCATCCAGTCGCTGCCGCCGCACTCCCAGGTCGCCGGGTTCGCCGCGGACGACCTCAGCCACCTGGTCGCCGAACTTCTGGAGAACGCCACCGCGTTCTCCCCGCCGAACGCCCATGTCGAGCTGTCCGGCTGGCTGCTGGAGAGCGGCGAGGTGATGCTCTCCGTCGAGGACGAGGGCATCGGGATGACCTCGGAGCGGATGGCCGAGCTCAACGAGCGGCTCTGCGACGTCGAGGCCGCCTCGTCCTCGGAGACCATCGACGAGGCGCTGGGCCTGGGGTTGTACGTCGTGGTGCGGCTGGCCGCCCGGCACGGTGTCCGGGTCCAGCTGCGGGACGCCAAGCACGGCGGGGTCACCGCCGTCATCGTGCTGCCCGGCTCGATCCTGCCCACCCGCCCGGCGCCGTCGGGCCCCCCGGCCTCCGCGTCGCCGGACCTGGCGCACTCCCCGGGGCTGCCCGGCTCGGTCGCCGAGGCGAACTCCAACGCGCTGCCGGCGCGGGTGGCGCGCCCGGAACCGGCGGCGCAGGCTGCGGCCCCCGCGTCCCCGGCCCGGGACGACCGGGGCCCGGCCGCCGACACCGAGCGGTCCGACGGCCCCCCGGCCGCGCCGGAGCCCCGCGAGGAGGACACCCCGGCGCCGGCACCCGGCGACGACCCGTTCGTCGCCGCCGCGGAGCGGGCGATCGACGCCGCCGGGCTCGGCGGCCCGGAGGAACCGGCGCCCGAGCCGCAGCCGTCCGGCCCGACCACCTACTCCCCGTCGGAACCGAGCCCGTACGGCCCGCGGTCGCCCGGACCGTACGCCGCCACCACCCATGGCACCGGTGACCACCTCCCGGCCGAGGACGAGGGGCGCCCGGACCCGGCGCCTTCCGTCCCGGCCCCCGGTCCCGACCCGGCCCCCGGCCCCGACGCCGAGGCGCCGCCCGCCGACGCGCCGGAGGCCGGCGAACCGGCCGATCCAGAGACTGCCGCCGCCCCCTCGGGGAAGCGGCGGACGGCCACCGGGCTGCCCAAGCGCACGCCCAAGGTCGTGGCGCAGCAGCAGGCGCCCGCCGCACCGCGCAAGAGCGGTGCGGCAAACGCCGAGGCGCTGCGGCGCCGGCTCGGCGGATTCCAGGCGGGGGCGCGAGTCGGCCGGCGTGACGTCGAGGCCGAAATCGCGGAACGTACAACGGAGCAGACCATCCCACAGACGGAGACCGACGGAGCGGGGGCCCCGGGAGAGAGCCACGTTGTCGAGGAGGCACGCGATTGA
- a CDS encoding lysozyme → MSVLRSGSPHRPARSPATVPGVPLSLLSLFSLRSLLSLLSLLALLLSLAGTADAAGVRRAPEPRHPGQDWAGSQIARHEGTSAGTPPAASPTAAVEGVDVSSHNGSVSWSTLWNSGVRFAYVKATESTSYTNPSFAQQYNGSYNAGMIRGAYHFATPDTSSGAAQATYFAGHGGGWSKDGRTLPGALDMEYNPYGSTCYGLTPAGLVNWMKDWFATYKARTGRDAVLYTSTGWWKQCTGNSTAFGAVHPLWIPRYGSSVGELPAGWGFHTLWQYTSSGPTVGDHNRFNGSLDRLKALANG, encoded by the coding sequence ATGTCCGTGCTCAGATCCGGCTCCCCCCACCGACCCGCCCGCTCCCCGGCGACCGTGCCCGGGGTCCCCCTCTCCTTGCTCTCCCTGTTCTCCCTGCGCTCCCTGCTCTCCCTGCTGTCCCTCCTCGCGCTCCTCCTGAGCCTCGCCGGTACCGCGGACGCCGCGGGCGTCCGGCGCGCGCCCGAACCCCGCCACCCAGGCCAGGACTGGGCCGGCTCCCAGATCGCCCGGCACGAGGGCACCTCGGCCGGCACCCCGCCCGCGGCCTCGCCCACCGCGGCCGTCGAAGGGGTGGACGTCAGCAGCCACAACGGGAGCGTCTCCTGGTCCACGCTCTGGAACAGCGGCGTCCGCTTCGCCTATGTGAAGGCGACGGAGTCCACCAGCTACACCAATCCGTCCTTCGCCCAGCAGTACAACGGGTCCTACAACGCCGGGATGATCCGCGGCGCGTACCACTTCGCCACCCCCGACACCTCCAGCGGCGCCGCGCAGGCCACCTACTTCGCCGGCCACGGCGGCGGCTGGTCCAAGGACGGCAGGACACTGCCCGGCGCGCTTGACATGGAGTACAACCCCTACGGGTCCACGTGTTACGGGCTGACCCCGGCCGGGCTGGTCAACTGGATGAAGGACTGGTTCGCGACCTACAAGGCGCGCACCGGACGCGACGCCGTCCTCTACACCTCCACCGGCTGGTGGAAGCAGTGCACCGGCAACTCCACGGCCTTCGGCGCCGTCCACCCGCTGTGGATCCCGCGCTACGGCTCCTCGGTCGGCGAACTCCCGGCCGGCTGGGGCTTCCACACCCTCTGGCAGTACACCTCCTCCGGCCCGACGGTCGGTGACCACAACCGCTTCAACGGCTCGCTGGACCGCCTCAAGGCCCTCGCCAACGGCTGA